Proteins encoded by one window of Lactobacillus sp. ESL0684:
- a CDS encoding minor capsid protein codes for MTKKQTLRYWQQRQLDEKQRQLDNAIDYEAALRSRMKSLFVEIRQETDKFMKRYAANNDISVGAARKLLAHINTTNWQMTLKEFETKAKAGGFDKELDNEYFKSRIARLQNINEQLQELCGKFANKESNNMGDALANQFQDIYLHQNYNWQDSHNGFSIDFTHFNETQLKQIANQPWQGSNFSKRIWKNYHDVLPNQLTDVLLRGTLLGYSPERVTKMLQDRFVDIQRKQIHRLVITEMGHVAEEATATFYKDSKIEQYEYMATLESHTCEECGYLDGKIFNVKDRIDGENYPLIHPYCRCTTVPYDENLPDIETRWMRDPETGKGRLVGSMSFHDWKKQYVDHTDIKIENRAVRMEPKKNGKYEWNELNAEAYNKHVKGTPEFDNYSANSKRPVSELTVSFEEANELLEKYGINRFNKHQVYFKADDYIGYWVDSKGVHRPTKKGRISYSKKGAHITPIIPDEGNRG; via the coding sequence ATGACGAAGAAACAGACGCTTAGATATTGGCAACAACGTCAATTAGATGAAAAGCAACGTCAGTTAGACAACGCTATCGATTACGAAGCAGCATTGCGTAGTCGCATGAAAAGCTTGTTTGTCGAAATTCGGCAAGAAACAGATAAATTTATGAAGCGTTATGCGGCAAATAATGATATATCTGTTGGTGCTGCAAGAAAGTTGCTTGCACATATCAACACCACTAATTGGCAGATGACCCTTAAGGAATTCGAAACAAAGGCTAAAGCAGGTGGCTTTGATAAGGAATTAGATAACGAGTATTTTAAAAGTAGAATTGCTCGTTTGCAGAATATCAATGAGCAACTACAAGAATTATGTGGTAAGTTTGCCAACAAAGAGTCTAACAATATGGGAGATGCGTTAGCTAATCAATTCCAAGATATTTACCTCCACCAAAATTACAATTGGCAAGATTCACACAACGGCTTTAGTATTGATTTTACACATTTTAATGAAACACAACTAAAGCAGATAGCTAATCAACCTTGGCAAGGCAGCAATTTTTCTAAGAGGATTTGGAAGAACTATCATGATGTTTTGCCTAACCAGCTGACTGATGTATTATTGCGTGGTACATTGCTTGGCTATTCGCCTGAGCGTGTTACTAAGATGCTACAAGACAGATTTGTGGATATCCAAAGAAAGCAAATTCACCGGTTAGTTATCACAGAAATGGGACACGTTGCCGAAGAGGCAACTGCAACTTTTTACAAAGATTCCAAAATTGAACAGTACGAATACATGGCCACGCTTGAGTCGCATACTTGCGAAGAGTGTGGCTATTTAGATGGCAAGATTTTTAATGTTAAAGATAGAATTGACGGTGAGAATTATCCGCTGATCCATCCGTATTGTCGCTGCACAACAGTGCCTTATGATGAGAACTTACCTGACATAGAGACACGGTGGATGCGTGATCCTGAAACAGGTAAAGGTAGGTTGGTCGGCAGCATGAGCTTTCACGATTGGAAGAAGCAATATGTTGATCATACTGATATCAAGATTGAAAATCGTGCTGTTCGTATGGAACCAAAGAAAAATGGTAAATATGAGTGGAATGAACTTAATGCCGAGGCGTATAATAAGCATGTAAAGGGAACACCAGAGTTTGATAACTATAGTGCTAACAGTAAGCGACCAGTTAGTGAATTAACAGTTTCGTTTGAAGAAGCTAATGAGTTGCTTGAGAAATATGGGATTAATAGATTTAATAAACATCAAGTATATTTTAAAGCTGATGATTATATTGGCTACTGGGTTGATAGTAAAGGCGTCCATCGCCCTACTAAAAAGGGACGTATTAGCTATAGCAAAAAAGGTGCGCATATTACACCAATTATTCCTGATGAAGGCAACAGAGGTTAA
- a CDS encoding helix-turn-helix transcriptional regulator: MRKDAVIDVDDIFAKYEKNPEFKKAYEAESNKLESAIIVRQERDKFGWTQQELADKAGVPQSTIARIENGANTSIDTMSKIGSAFGKMVKISFA, encoded by the coding sequence ATGAGAAAAGACGCTGTTATAGATGTAGATGACATTTTTGCTAAGTATGAAAAAAATCCTGAATTTAAAAAGGCTTATGAAGCTGAATCTAATAAGTTAGAAAGTGCGATTATTGTTCGTCAAGAACGTGATAAATTTGGTTGGACGCAGCAAGAATTAGCTGACAAAGCAGGGGTACCGCAATCAACTATTGCTAGAATTGAAAATGGTGCTAATACCAGTATTGATACCATGTCAAAAATTGGTAGTGCCTTTGGTAAAATGGTTAAAATTAGTTTTGCCTAA
- a CDS encoding phage tail tube protein gives MALEASDFLNGRNAISTKEATVTLTINGQVYKMIECKEFTAKLEKKKEDIQTLGTHWKRKKTTSIEGTGSLSGYLINSNWIKQAMPYIENGRDLYFDITLAIEDKTTDWGKQVIQLTNVNLDEIPIADFKADDGVMEVKSDFSFEGFNLIDEFNGSLA, from the coding sequence ATGGCTTTAGAAGCAAGTGATTTTTTAAATGGTAGAAATGCCATTTCGACTAAAGAAGCAACAGTAACTTTAACTATCAACGGTCAAGTTTATAAGATGATTGAGTGTAAGGAGTTTACCGCCAAACTCGAAAAGAAAAAGGAAGACATCCAAACACTCGGCACACACTGGAAGCGCAAAAAGACTACTTCAATCGAAGGAACCGGTAGTTTAAGTGGGTACTTGATTAATTCAAACTGGATTAAACAAGCGATGCCTTACATTGAGAATGGTCGTGATCTATATTTCGATATCACTTTAGCGATTGAGGATAAGACGACCGATTGGGGTAAGCAAGTAATCCAACTAACCAATGTAAATCTTGATGAAATTCCAATCGCCGATTTCAAGGCAGACGATGGTGTTATGGAAGTTAAGTCCGATTTCTCGTTTGAAGGATTTAACTTAATCGACGAGTTTAATGGCAGTTTAGCTTAA
- a CDS encoding phage scaffolding protein, whose amino-acid sequence MKRENLKDLGLSEDVIDKVMTMNGEDINAAKTKATELEETNKSLTEQITNRDKDLKKLQKQVKDNDGLSDQLKDLQAQYKQDTTKLNEQLSQTKLSNAINQSLAQSKVRNAKAAKALLNMDDIKFDEQGNLIGLDEQVKSLKKSDAYLFDEGSKQTYEPKNGDPTGDNEAQTMTNIFTKGLVNNDNN is encoded by the coding sequence ATGAAAAGAGAAAATTTAAAAGATTTAGGTTTGAGCGAAGACGTTATTGACAAAGTCATGACTATGAATGGTGAAGACATTAATGCTGCTAAGACAAAGGCAACTGAACTTGAAGAAACTAACAAATCATTGACTGAGCAAATTACTAATCGTGATAAAGATTTGAAAAAGCTACAGAAGCAAGTCAAAGATAACGATGGCTTAAGTGATCAGTTAAAGGATTTACAAGCTCAATACAAGCAAGATACAACTAAACTGAATGAGCAGTTAAGTCAGACTAAATTATCTAATGCGATTAATCAGTCGTTAGCGCAAAGCAAAGTACGTAACGCTAAGGCAGCCAAAGCATTACTCAATATGGACGATATCAAATTTGATGAGCAAGGCAATCTAATTGGCTTAGATGAACAGGTTAAAAGTCTCAAAAAGTCCGATGCCTATCTATTTGACGAAGGTAGTAAGCAAACTTATGAGCCTAAGAATGGTGATCCAACTGGCGATAACGAGGCTCAAACTATGACAAATATTTTTACGAAAGGATTGGTAAATAATGACAACAATTAA
- a CDS encoding PBSX family phage terminase large subunit: MVVRLTKLIAPSFYSVYQDVKHHKYANYWLKGGRGSTKSSFVSLVIILGMMQDPEANAVVIRKVAVTLRDSVFDQYLWAIDKLGVADYWASSTSPMQLTYLPTGQQIRFKGADKPQKIKSQKFRRGYTKFKHFEEISDFKGMEEIRNINQSLNRGGSGIVTFSSYNPPASQRNWVNEATEQQSLRSDTLVHSSDYRSVPQEWLGKEFIADAEQLKHDNEKAYQHEYLGEVTGTGAEVFDNLTIRQITQQERDNFESIYHGMDFGFTNDPTAYVDIAYEPNKRRILIFNEIYQRRLMNNEAAEKIKNAGVEHELISADAAEPNTIAELRRLGLNVVGAPKGKGSREFTYKWLQGLAEIVIDPVTCPNAAREFKDYEYERDGMGNFIENYPDGDDHTIDAVRYGMRRAMVKGGFVPWK, from the coding sequence ATGGTGGTTAGACTGACAAAGCTAATTGCACCGTCTTTTTATTCGGTCTATCAAGACGTTAAACATCATAAATATGCCAACTACTGGCTAAAAGGAGGACGTGGTTCAACCAAGTCCTCTTTTGTTTCACTCGTAATTATCTTGGGCATGATGCAAGACCCCGAAGCTAATGCTGTAGTGATCAGAAAGGTCGCCGTAACATTGCGTGATTCGGTATTTGACCAATACCTGTGGGCAATAGATAAGCTAGGAGTGGCTGATTACTGGGCTTCCAGTACAAGTCCGATGCAGCTGACTTACTTACCAACGGGACAGCAAATTCGTTTCAAGGGTGCTGACAAACCGCAAAAGATTAAGTCACAGAAATTTAGGCGCGGTTATACGAAGTTCAAACATTTTGAAGAGATTTCAGACTTCAAAGGCATGGAAGAAATCCGTAACATCAATCAATCACTCAATCGTGGTGGTTCAGGCATTGTTACGTTCAGTTCTTATAATCCGCCAGCTAGTCAACGTAATTGGGTTAATGAAGCAACTGAGCAGCAAAGTTTACGTTCTGATACATTGGTGCATTCTTCTGATTATCGTTCAGTGCCGCAAGAGTGGCTTGGTAAGGAGTTTATTGCTGATGCTGAACAGTTGAAGCATGATAACGAAAAAGCTTATCAGCATGAGTATTTGGGTGAAGTCACAGGTACAGGTGCAGAGGTCTTTGATAACCTGACTATCCGTCAGATTACTCAACAAGAGCGTGACAACTTTGAGAGTATTTATCACGGTATGGACTTTGGTTTTACCAACGATCCAACTGCTTACGTTGATATTGCCTACGAACCCAATAAGCGACGAATACTTATTTTTAATGAAATATATCAACGCCGTTTAATGAACAATGAAGCAGCTGAAAAGATTAAGAATGCTGGTGTAGAACACGAACTAATATCAGCGGATGCGGCAGAGCCGAATACGATTGCTGAATTACGCAGATTAGGTCTTAACGTTGTTGGTGCGCCCAAAGGTAAAGGTAGCCGTGAGTTTACTTATAAATGGCTGCAAGGACTAGCAGAGATTGTAATTGACCCCGTTACATGTCCAAATGCCGCAAGAGAATTTAAAGACTATGAATATGAAAGAGATGGCATGGGTAACTTCATCGAGAATTATCCTGATGGTGACGATCATACAATTGATGCAGTTAGATACGGTATGAGAAGAGCAATGGTGAAAGGAGGTTTTGTTCCTTGGAAATAA
- a CDS encoding HK97 gp10 family phage protein: protein MSLGTVDDAEFKAFTEKIKGAVDMGQLKKAVEHSGTHIAFEALKRLKATTPVKTGHLRRSWFYTGMHYDGSGFVVNLKNDAEYASFVENGHRTQGGGSWVPGLFFMKKATESINHQLPQLVSPALKEFERILRP, encoded by the coding sequence ATGAGTCTAGGGACAGTTGACGATGCTGAATTTAAAGCTTTCACTGAAAAGATTAAAGGTGCTGTAGATATGGGGCAACTAAAGAAAGCTGTTGAACATAGCGGTACTCACATTGCTTTTGAAGCTTTGAAGAGGCTAAAAGCTACTACGCCTGTCAAAACTGGACACTTAAGGCGATCCTGGTTTTACACCGGAATGCACTATGATGGTAGTGGCTTCGTAGTTAATTTAAAAAATGATGCTGAATATGCTTCATTTGTTGAAAATGGGCATAGAACTCAAGGAGGCGGTAGCTGGGTGCCTGGATTATTTTTCATGAAGAAGGCAACGGAAAGCATCAATCATCAACTTCCACAATTAGTTAGTCCTGCACTAAAAGAGTTTGAAAGAATATTAAGACCATGA
- a CDS encoding DUF6838 family protein — protein MTITERIANEIASIFPDAVIYTENQDSSFEQPSFFIQKILTATAPLLFENQDRKYHYQVVYFPEKEHSNADMERVEDKLLDNFTQLSGFASIHNREFEIDTANTVLEVKFEVWTWTIGQDDTIKQRKVEVNGGIKD, from the coding sequence ATGACCATAACAGAGAGAATTGCAAATGAAATAGCCAGTATTTTTCCAGATGCAGTAATTTATACAGAGAATCAAGACAGTAGCTTTGAGCAACCGTCTTTTTTTATTCAAAAAATATTGACTGCGACAGCTCCGCTATTATTTGAGAATCAAGATCGGAAATATCACTATCAAGTGGTGTATTTTCCAGAGAAAGAGCACTCAAATGCTGATATGGAGCGTGTGGAAGATAAGTTATTGGATAATTTTACACAACTATCAGGTTTTGCCAGTATTCATAACCGTGAATTTGAAATTGATACGGCAAATACCGTTTTAGAGGTTAAATTTGAGGTTTGGACTTGGACAATTGGACAGGATGACACGATTAAACAAAGAAAGGTAGAAGTAAATGGCGGAATTAAAGACTAA
- a CDS encoding YjcQ family protein → MAKDDYFVIMYMLLKRLYDYLKQGKIISNEELDEIGSQYNQQYWTYILLNMSEQDYITGITPVKALGGTTIKYNNVQITPTGIEYLFSNSMMERVKRTLKDIKGIIPGM, encoded by the coding sequence ATGGCTAAAGATGACTATTTTGTAATTATGTACATGCTGCTTAAACGGCTGTATGATTACCTAAAGCAAGGTAAAATTATCTCTAATGAAGAATTAGATGAAATAGGTAGTCAATATAATCAACAATATTGGACCTATATTTTGCTTAATATGTCTGAACAAGATTATATTACTGGCATTACACCAGTAAAGGCTTTGGGAGGAACAACTATTAAGTATAACAATGTGCAAATTACTCCAACAGGGATTGAATACTTATTTAGCAATTCAATGATGGAACGAGTTAAACGAACACTAAAAGATATTAAAGGAATTATTCCTGGAATGTAG
- a CDS encoding type II toxin-antitoxin system RelE/ParE family toxin, with protein MKKPRFKSYTRPNGHDEFLEFFISLSEKDKGKLAAQIDKIQSHGLEIAIRLEWVKKLDKNLYEIRSKVSSNIQRAVYFHVEDNQYMITHGFTKKTQKTPKREIEHAKVIRAEYWHEKEGK; from the coding sequence ATGAAAAAGCCAAGATTTAAGAGTTATACTCGTCCTAATGGACATGATGAATTTTTAGAATTTTTTATTAGCCTGTCTGAAAAGGATAAGGGAAAGCTAGCTGCGCAAATTGATAAAATTCAAAGTCACGGCTTAGAAATTGCTATTCGGTTAGAATGGGTTAAAAAGTTAGACAAGAATTTGTATGAAATTCGTTCTAAAGTCAGTTCTAATATTCAAAGGGCTGTATATTTTCATGTTGAGGATAATCAATATATGATAACTCATGGGTTTACTAAAAAAACGCAAAAGACACCTAAACGTGAGATTGAACATGCCAAGGTTATCAGAGCTGAGTATTGGCATGAAAAGGAGGGTAAGTAG
- a CDS encoding phage tail sheath family protein, with protein sequence MAGGTWKTQNKRRPGAYVNVKSTAQAASESSLGRTLLLSNAQLGWGAKGVIELHNDSNFKELLGTTIDDPKLLALKQVLKGAETVLFLNTNDGVRASLNDPALPWKFVARYPGTKGNDISISLEKDPNNTTIVNITTLFGTEIVDEQTVTTTTAGNLLSNDYVSVTLTAEDGGQAKLDAINAAASYQLTGGTTSPAATEDLMSDVMETENYSVVTTAGYPEDSNIHSLLVSAVKRLRDSEGMKIRGVIPSSSSINNVNYEGISMVANGLTLNDGTTLSVTDASAYFAGLSSSADAATSLTYYEVEDAISANPKLNNDKTIKALDAGQIVFTTRPGQRVVIEQDVNSLTKFTQDKHKSFSKNRVMRTLDEIATDTEETFEKSYLGKVGNNANGRDLFKANRVTYLQGLNDSNIIQDFSATDVAVEAGIDSDSVVVDLAVKPVDSMEKLYVTINVG encoded by the coding sequence ATGGCAGGTGGAACATGGAAAACGCAAAATAAACGGCGTCCAGGTGCTTACGTTAATGTAAAAAGTACAGCGCAGGCAGCTTCAGAATCAAGTCTTGGTAGAACACTGTTACTTAGCAATGCTCAACTAGGTTGGGGTGCTAAAGGCGTGATTGAGTTGCACAATGACAGCAATTTTAAGGAATTACTGGGCACAACAATTGATGATCCAAAATTATTAGCATTAAAACAGGTACTAAAGGGGGCTGAAACAGTCCTCTTTTTAAATACTAATGATGGAGTAAGAGCTAGTCTTAATGATCCAGCCCTACCTTGGAAGTTTGTGGCACGTTATCCTGGAACTAAGGGCAATGATATTTCTATTAGCTTAGAAAAGGATCCAAATAATACGACAATTGTTAATATTACAACATTGTTTGGCACAGAAATTGTTGATGAACAAACAGTCACTACAACAACGGCTGGTAATTTGTTAAGCAATGACTACGTCAGCGTAACTCTAACCGCTGAAGACGGTGGACAGGCTAAGCTAGATGCAATCAATGCAGCTGCTAGTTATCAACTAACTGGCGGGACGACTTCACCGGCAGCTACTGAAGATTTGATGTCTGACGTAATGGAAACTGAAAATTATTCGGTAGTAACTACAGCTGGTTATCCAGAAGACAGTAATATCCATTCATTATTAGTTAGTGCTGTTAAACGACTACGTGATAGTGAAGGCATGAAGATTCGTGGCGTAATTCCGTCGAGTTCAAGTATCAATAACGTTAACTATGAAGGTATTTCGATGGTTGCCAACGGGTTGACGCTAAACGACGGTACAACTTTGTCAGTAACTGATGCGTCAGCGTACTTTGCTGGTCTGTCCAGTTCAGCTGATGCGGCTACTTCACTGACTTACTACGAAGTTGAAGATGCAATCAGTGCTAATCCGAAATTAAACAATGACAAGACGATCAAGGCACTGGATGCAGGTCAAATTGTCTTTACGACACGTCCTGGTCAACGGGTAGTGATTGAGCAAGATGTCAATTCACTCACTAAGTTCACTCAGGATAAGCATAAGAGTTTTAGTAAGAATAGAGTAATGCGAACGCTTGACGAGATTGCAACTGATACCGAAGAGACTTTTGAGAAGTCATACTTGGGTAAAGTGGGCAACAATGCTAATGGTCGTGATCTATTCAAGGCTAATCGAGTAACCTATTTACAAGGGTTAAATGATAGTAATATCATTCAAGACTTCAGTGCAACTGATGTAGCTGTTGAAGCCGGAATTGATAGTGATTCTGTAGTAGTTGATTTAGCTGTTAAGCCAGTTGACTCAATGGAAAAACTATACGTCACGATTAACGTAGGATAA
- a CDS encoding terminase small subunit, giving the protein MSLTVKQRKFADEYIKSGNATEAAIKAGYSKRTAYSIGQENLKKVEIANYLEKRMKEISNSKVADQQEILEYLSSVMRGEQKEDVATAKGVAVGAKDRIKAAELLGKRSAMWTEKHDVNAKLVSPVQIIDDVPGEDDGG; this is encoded by the coding sequence TTGAGCTTAACAGTAAAACAACGAAAATTTGCAGATGAGTACATTAAATCTGGTAATGCTACAGAGGCAGCGATTAAAGCAGGTTATTCTAAACGAACAGCTTACTCAATTGGACAAGAAAACCTGAAGAAAGTTGAAATCGCAAATTACTTGGAGAAGCGTATGAAAGAAATATCTAATAGCAAAGTTGCAGATCAACAAGAAATACTTGAGTATTTATCATCTGTGATGCGAGGCGAGCAAAAGGAAGATGTGGCAACTGCAAAAGGCGTTGCAGTTGGCGCAAAAGATAGGATTAAGGCTGCTGAATTGCTAGGTAAACGGTCAGCGATGTGGACGGAGAAACATGACGTGAATGCTAAGCTGGTGAGCCCAGTGCAGATTATTGATGATGTACCAGGTGAAGACGATGGTGGTTAG
- a CDS encoding capsid protein, producing MTTINFAEQYQQAIQDSFYNLDGVLYSRDLWNSPANSMIKFDGAKHIKLPKLTILSGRKDRQRRTITGFSTNYSNDWESYELTNERYWQTLVDPLDVDETNYVVSIANITKQFNLTQKMPEQDRFMFSRLFSQKQELDGGQGIHTETLDENNILEAFDTMMLDFDEARVPAQNRVLYITPKINAILKRAVAKNRSMSIDANNPQRTVYSIDSVKLVIVPADLMQTAFDFSDGSKVIDSSKQIDMFLIYNGIQLAPEKYSFSGFDQPSAANSGNYLYYEESYNDVLLLQTKTAGIEFVVSDKPTVAPAPEVQDVEPEQNTPAGKASKKKSSK from the coding sequence ATGACAACAATTAATTTTGCTGAACAGTATCAGCAAGCAATTCAGGACTCATTCTATAATTTAGATGGAGTTTTATATTCAAGAGATTTGTGGAATTCTCCAGCAAACTCAATGATTAAATTTGATGGGGCAAAGCATATTAAACTACCGAAGCTTACAATTTTAAGTGGACGAAAGGATAGACAACGGCGAACGATTACTGGCTTTAGTACCAATTATTCTAACGACTGGGAAAGCTATGAACTAACTAATGAGCGTTATTGGCAAACACTAGTTGATCCACTTGATGTTGATGAAACAAATTATGTAGTATCAATTGCTAACATTACTAAGCAATTCAATTTGACTCAAAAGATGCCTGAGCAAGACAGATTCATGTTTAGCCGGTTATTTAGTCAGAAGCAAGAATTAGATGGTGGTCAAGGCATTCATACTGAGACGCTAGACGAAAATAACATTCTTGAAGCCTTTGATACTATGATGTTGGACTTTGATGAAGCTCGGGTACCAGCACAAAATCGAGTGCTTTATATCACACCAAAGATTAATGCCATTTTAAAACGAGCAGTGGCCAAGAACCGAAGCATGTCGATTGATGCTAATAATCCACAAAGAACAGTTTACAGTATTGATTCTGTCAAGCTTGTAATTGTTCCGGCTGATTTAATGCAAACAGCATTTGACTTTAGCGATGGCTCAAAGGTAATCGATTCGTCTAAGCAAATTGACATGTTCTTAATTTATAACGGCATTCAACTGGCACCTGAGAAGTATTCATTTTCTGGATTTGACCAACCGAGTGCTGCTAATTCAGGCAACTACCTGTATTACGAAGAGTCATACAATGATGTGCTGTTATTACAAACAAAGACTGCGGGAATTGAATTTGTAGTATCAGATAAACCGACTGTTGCACCTGCACCAGAGGTACAAGATGTTGAGCCGGAACAAAATACCCCGGCAGGTAAAGCGTCAAAGAAGAAGTCAAGTAAGTAG
- a CDS encoding phage portal protein yields MEITAIQELIKSTSKSRESFKNEYEKSLRYYKTQNDITNKNSGKSQTNKDGKDEPLRHADNRVSSNFHQLLVNQEAGYVATVAPQIDVGSQADSNKVADVLGDNFNLTLNQLVIDAANAGIAWLHYWLDEDGNFRYGVIEPSQITPIWSTELNRKLLAVLRSYRQFDEEKGEYFNVHEYWTDKVCQVYREKDNANKYELEPYNCFTSFDMTAGYETGQSNVYEHDMGRVPFIAFPKNKYQQPDLMKYKGLIDAYDDIYNGFINDLDDVQEVILVLTNYGGEDVDKFENELKQHKAIKLDNIGTGDKSGVDKLTIDIPTEARDDALKITREDIFLYGQGVDPAKFESTNASGVAIKMLYSHLEMKAANTETQFRDAITELVRAVMNYLGLSNPDGRKITQTWTRTQVEDDLTQAQTVAQLANYTSKEAIARNNPLVEDWQQELEDQKQDIANDDQYAGDDYKRVDGADNDEETDA; encoded by the coding sequence TTGGAAATAACAGCAATACAAGAATTAATAAAAAGTACTTCAAAAAGTCGTGAGTCATTTAAAAATGAATATGAAAAGTCACTACGCTATTATAAGACGCAAAACGATATTACTAATAAAAACAGTGGTAAGTCACAAACGAATAAGGATGGTAAAGACGAGCCACTAAGGCATGCTGATAATCGTGTTAGTTCAAACTTCCATCAGTTGCTGGTTAATCAAGAAGCAGGTTATGTGGCTACGGTTGCTCCGCAGATTGATGTGGGCAGTCAGGCAGATAGTAATAAAGTAGCTGATGTGTTGGGTGATAACTTTAATCTCACACTCAACCAGCTGGTTATTGATGCTGCTAATGCGGGCATTGCATGGCTACACTATTGGCTTGATGAAGACGGTAATTTTAGATATGGCGTAATTGAACCAAGTCAGATAACTCCGATATGGTCGACTGAACTTAATCGCAAGCTACTTGCAGTGTTGCGTAGCTATCGACAGTTTGACGAAGAAAAAGGCGAATACTTCAATGTTCATGAATATTGGACTGATAAGGTTTGCCAAGTTTATCGAGAAAAGGATAATGCTAATAAGTATGAGCTTGAGCCATATAATTGCTTCACTAGCTTTGATATGACGGCAGGCTATGAGACTGGGCAAAGTAATGTATATGAACATGATATGGGTCGAGTACCGTTTATTGCGTTTCCTAAAAACAAGTATCAGCAACCTGATTTGATGAAATATAAGGGTTTGATAGATGCCTATGATGATATTTACAACGGGTTTATCAATGACCTAGACGACGTGCAAGAAGTTATTCTGGTGTTGACCAACTATGGTGGTGAAGATGTAGACAAGTTTGAAAATGAACTGAAACAGCATAAAGCCATTAAATTAGATAATATTGGGACTGGCGATAAGTCCGGTGTTGATAAGCTAACAATTGACATACCGACAGAAGCAAGAGACGATGCGCTAAAAATCACACGTGAAGATATCTTTCTTTATGGCCAAGGTGTTGATCCAGCCAAGTTTGAATCAACTAATGCAAGTGGAGTGGCCATTAAGATGCTGTATTCACACCTAGAAATGAAGGCAGCTAACACTGAAACGCAATTTAGAGATGCAATTACTGAGTTAGTACGAGCGGTTATGAACTATCTTGGTTTATCTAATCCAGATGGACGTAAAATTACACAGACATGGACACGTACACAAGTTGAAGATGATCTAACGCAGGCACAAACTGTTGCCCAGCTAGCTAACTATACAAGTAAGGAAGCTATTGCTAGAAATAATCCGCTGGTTGAAGATTGGCAACAAGAGTTGGAAGACCAGAAGCAGGATATTGCCAATGATGATCAATATGCTGGTGATGACTATAAGCGAGTAGACGGTGCCGATAATGACGAAGAAACAGACGCTTAG
- a CDS encoding DUF4145 domain-containing protein, translating to MGMNNNIEQKDWADLVELPSFSYTCGYCGSDTGTNKGYRINSVGVTNDVAIYICPICGCPTYKEDEVLVPGTTYGEEIINLPDSVSSIYDEARNSYRVGAYTGVILICRKILANVAVYYGAKDGQSFVKYIDYLIENGYVPEKSKEWIDEIRLEGNSATHNQTSKNKDDAQKILDFVQMLLLIN from the coding sequence ATGGGTATGAATAATAATATTGAACAAAAAGATTGGGCAGACCTGGTTGAGTTACCGTCTTTCAGTTATACATGTGGTTATTGTGGAAGCGATACAGGTACTAATAAAGGATATAGAATAAATAGCGTGGGGGTAACTAATGATGTAGCAATTTATATTTGTCCTATCTGCGGATGCCCAACTTATAAAGAAGATGAAGTTTTGGTACCAGGAACTACGTATGGAGAAGAAATAATCAATTTACCAGATAGTGTATCTAGTATTTATGATGAAGCTCGTAATTCTTATCGAGTTGGTGCATATACTGGTGTAATCTTGATTTGTAGAAAGATATTAGCCAATGTAGCAGTTTATTATGGAGCAAAAGATGGACAATCTTTTGTAAAATATATAGATTATTTAATTGAAAATGGATATGTACCTGAAAAGAGTAAGGAATGGATTGATGAAATAAGGTTAGAAGGTAATTCTGCAACTCATAATCAAACATCAAAAAATAAAGATGATGCTCAAAAAATTTTAGATTTTGTACAAATGCTATTATTAATTAACTGA